One Trichoderma asperellum chromosome 5, complete sequence genomic region harbors:
- a CDS encoding uncharacterized protein (EggNog:ENOG41~TransMembrane:16 (o40-64i76-97o103-123i135-151o163-182i270-295o315-337i395-413o419-439i909-934o946-976i1022-1043o1049-1069i1090-1110o1130-1152i1164-1186o)), whose protein sequence is MIHHRAYNATACGDGFLGPGVWAEGCRGGFDFTLSFEESILSVLPSALFLLLSIPRTVYLLRTLTKQSVDQHTHQSLSIVSSAYAGIQVGCLALTASSRHLDTRFSIAAAVLSLVAACCIVLLSHIEHVKSIRPSFLLTSYLFTTLLFDAARLRTEWLLSVNVAYAAVLSTSTILKLALLVLENIEKRRILLDSNKSPSTESTSGPFNRGFFVWLNSLLITGWATVLTLHDLPAIYEKLSSEKLAVIFSKRWDKVTRGGRRASLFLNTVWILKLEIAGIVIPRLAVVALTIAQPFLVSQALRFLSMPKDEHSDNIGYGLIGAFAFVFIGSAILTAWYEHLTFRVGAMIRGGLIGLIYRKILRLSTSDLNESSALALMGNDIETLAERANALLIEAYANSLTVGLAVYMLYAQLGPVCVAPIVMAIVSIVLCWFIGKILVKRQTVYQKATQDRINFTSEVLGSIKAVKMLGYTERFTDLLEDKRDQDLNVGKHYREMIVWANTVGNANVSLTQAATFGAYAIVAKLSNNQSFSASQAITALSILNVMVNPLSFLLGNISAAYAAFGCFKRIQDFLLLDERIDSRQISPQLGVPAKNEEAESRRSSMELRPLDRYTEEGERIFISEGDFSWKEKKVLSNINVSFSQTQSGSLTTIVGPIGSGKSSLLKAILGEADSTGGRISLSTPSIAFCDQTPWVMNATIRDNIVAESGFFEDKWFDTVVEACDLAQDFARLPDGVSTVVGDKGVKLSGGQKQRLAIARAVYARKPVAMFDDVFSALDKTTERIVFARVFSKDGLLRRSRTTIILATHSVHLLPSSDHIIALGQDGQVIEQGSFAKLRSSGKYIQSLDITDPHSGDDSSDEDSPKKDVVEEIKNLVQVSEEAEQENEAEQPVSSDRSTFKYYFSAMRPLSLAVGGAYIFGQAFSSAFRAVWLTWWGDGRGRSSNDVGYWLSIFTFMAVIEAVLISLAIMHFLLIIGPTVSKKFHTRILNAVMRAPMSFLSNTDTGSLINRFSQDLRLVDIDLPVNLAIFLFDVMTCISVTGLAVGAVSYFAAALPFIIVILLLIQRFYVRTSKQLRILEIEHKAPLYSHFLESINGLATIRSFGWTLPYSTKTLSLLDSAQKPSYLLNCIQRWLTLVLDLVVAILTILLVVFAVTLRGKLNPSLLGIALVNMMSLGLNLKGIILAWSQLETSLGAVTRIKTFEETTPSELLPHENYTPPEEWPSQGSLEFVDLSVQYDSTAHPVLRNISFTIRPGEKLGLVGRSGSGKSSLIQALFRMANTPTGQILLDGQDITKIPKPLIRQKLSCLTQDPFLFTNTIRFNADPLGVHSDEAIADALQRAAIWDVIISKIDAGKNPLDEKMDENFFSHGQRQLFCLGRALLKKSSILILDEPTSNIDNQTDAQIQRVIKSEFKDRTVIMIAHRLDSLLEFDTIAVLEEGSLAEIGTPKELLMEDGGVFAQLYDSDKTNKRRRSDEISRE, encoded by the exons ATGATCCACCACAGGGCCTACAACGCCACGGCTTGTGGTGATGGCTTCCTCGGCCCAGGTGTCTGGGCTGAGGGCTGTCGAGGCGGTTTCGACTTCACAT TGTCTTTCGAAGAAAGCATCTTATCTGTTCTTCCCTCTGCTctgtttcttctgctttcGATCCCAAGAACCGTCTATCTCCTGCGAACCCTGACAAAGCAAAGCGTCGATCAGCATACACACCAAAGCTTGTCA ATTGTATCAAGTGCATATGCAGGCATCCAGGTTGGATGTCTAGCCCTCACAGCCTCCTCGCGACACCTCGACACAAGATtttccatcgccgccgccgttctCAGCCTCGTCGCCGCATGCTGCATCGTCCTTCTTTCGCATATCGAGCACGTCAAATCCATTCGTCCATCCTTCCTCCTGACCTCGTATCTCTTCACCACTCTCCTTTTCGATGCCGCCCGTTTACGAACAGAATGGCTTCTCTCGGTGAATGTCGCGTACGCAGCGGTGCTCTCAACCTCGACAATCTTAAAGCTGGCGTTGCTGGTGTTGGAAAACATCGAAAAGAGGCGAATCTTGTTGGACTCGAACAAAAGCCCGTCAACGGAGAGCACGAGCGGGCCCTTCAACCGCGGCTTCTTCGTTTGGCTCAACTCGCTACTCATTACTGGCTGGGCGACAGTCTTGACACTCCACGATCTTCCCGCCATTTACGAAAAGCTTTCATCTGAAAAGCTTGCTGTGATTTTCTCGAAACGATGGGATAAGG TCACTCGTGGCGGACGAAgagcctctctctttctcaacACCGTTTGGATCCTCAAGCTCGAAATTGCCGGTATCGTGATTCCTCGTTTGGCCGTAGTTGCCTTGACAATTGCCCAGCCTTTCCTCGTATCTCAAGCGCTGCGATTTCTGTCCATGCCCAAGGATGAGCACTCTGACAATATCGGTTACGGCTTGATTGGTGCTTTTGCCTTTGTCTTCATCGGATCTGCT ATTTTGACGGCGTGGTACGAGCATCTTACTTTCCGAGTCGGCGCCATGATCCGAGGTGGCCTGATCGGTCTCATCTACCGCAAGATATTGAGGCTCTCAACCAGCGACTTAAACGAATCTTCTGCACTGGCTCTTATGGGCAACGACATTGAGACTCTAGCCGAACGTGCAAACGCTTTGCTCATCGAAGCGTATGCCAACTCTCTTACAGTCGGTCTTGCTGTCTATATGCTGTACGCGCAATTGGGTCCCGTTTGCGTTGCTCCAATTGTTATGGCTATTG TCTCCATTGTGCTCTGCTGGTTTATTGGAAAAATTCTCGTCAAACGCCAGACCGTCTACCAAAAAGCAACGCAGGACCGCATCAATTTCACCTCCGAAGTGCTTGGCTCCATTAAAGCTGTCAAGATGCTGGGTTATACTGAGCGTTTCACCGACCTGCTCGAAGATAAGCGCGATCAGGATCTGAATGTTGGTAAACACTACCGAGAGATGATTGTATGGGCCAACACAGTCG GAAATGCCAACGTCAGCTTAACCCAGGCTGCCACCTTCGGAGCCTACGCCATTGTCGCCAAGCTCAGTAACAACCAGTCCTTCTCAGCATCGCAGGCCATCACTGCGCTGTCTATTCTCAACGTCATGGTAAACCCGCTCAGCTTCCTCCTCGGCAACATTTCGGCCGCCTACGCCGCCTTCGGGTGCTTCAAGCGTATCCAGGACTTCCTGCTGCTCGATGAAAGAATCGACAGCCGGCAGATAAGTCCGCAGCTGGGAGTCCCCGCAAAGAATGAGGAAGCCGAATCACGCAGAAGCAGCATGGAGCTCCGTCCGCTTGATCGTTATACCGAGGAAGGAGAGCGCATCTTTATTTCCGAGGGAGACTTCTcatggaaagagaagaaagtaCTGAGCAACATCAACGTATCTTTCTCGCAGACACAATCCGGATCTCTGACTACGATTGTTGGCCCGATCGGTTCAGGAAAATCGAGCTtgctcaaggccatccttgGCGAAGCAGACTCGACCGGAGGAAGAATCTCACTGTCAACGCCGAGTATCGCTTTCTGCGACCAAACCCCCTGGGTGATGAATGCGACAATTAGAGATAACATTGTGGCCGAATCCGGTTTCTTCGAAGACAAATGGTTTGATACTGTCGTCGAAGCTTGCGATTTGGCTCAAGACTTTGCGCGGTTGCCGGACGGTGTTTCAACCGTTGTTGGAGACAAGGGAGTGAAGCTTAGCGGAGGTCAAAAGCAGAGACTT GCAATTGCGCGTGCCGTGTATGCCCGCAAGCCTGTCGCCATGTTTGACGATGTCTTCAGTGCATTGGACAAGACCACAGAACGCATCGTATTTGCTCGAGTATTCAGCAAAGACGGACTCCTCCGTCGCAGCCGCACCACTATCATTCTAGCAACTCATTCCG TCCACCTCCTGCCCAGCTCCGACCACATCATCGCCCTTGGCCAAGACGGTCAAGTTATCGAGCAAGGATCCTTCGCCAAACTTCGATCCAGCGGCAAATACATTCAGAGTCTCGACATTACCGATCCACACTCCGGTGACGATAGCAGTGATGAAGACAGCCCCAAGAAAGACGTTGTCGAGGAGATTAAGAACCTCGTTCAGGTCAGCGAAGAAGCCGAGCAAGAAAATGAAGCCGAGCAGCCGGTATCAAGCGACCGCAGCACGTTCAAATACTACTTCTCCGCGATGAGACCCCTGAGTTTGGCTGTGGGTGGTGCATATATCTTCGGTCaagctttctcttctgcctttAGGG CCGTCTGGCTTACTTGGTGGGGTGATGGCCGAGGACGATCCAGCAATGATGTGGGTTACTGGCTGAGCATTTTCACTTTCATGGCCGTCATAGAAGCTGTTTTGATCTCACTCGCAATCAT GCATTTCTTATTGATTATTGGACCTACTGTCAGCAAGAAATTTCACACCAGAATCTTAAACGCAGTTATGAG GGCTCCAATGTCGTTTCTTTCTAACACTGACACTGGCTCGCTCATTAACCG aTTCAGCCAAGACTTGCGCCTAGTAGATATTGACCTCCCCGTCAacctcgccatcttcctcttcg ATGTCATGACTTGCATCAGTGTCACCGGACTGGCCGTTGGAGCAGTCAGTTACTTCGCTGCCGCCCTCCCCTTCATTatcgtcatcctcctcctcatccagcGATTTTATGTGCGAACCTCCAAACAACTTCGTATTCTAGA AATTGAACACAAAGCGCCGCTGTACTCGCACTTCCTCGAGTCTATCAATGGCCTCGCCACAATCCGCTCCTTTGGCTGGACTCTCCCCTACTCCACCAAgaccctctccctcctcgatAGCGCACAGAAACCCTCATATCTTCTCAACTGCATTCAACGATGGCTTACACTGGTCCTTGACTTGGTCGTTGCGATCCTCACCATCTTGCTCGTCGTCTTTGCCGTAACGCTAAGAGGAAAACTGAATCCCTCACTTCTGGGCATTGCATTGGTCAATATGATGAGCCTAGGTCTTAATCTCAAGGGCATCATCCTGGCATGGTCTCAGCTAGAAACCTCTCTCGGAGCCGTCACTCGCATCAAGACCTTTGAAGAAACAACTCCCTCCGAGCTACTCCCCCACGAAAATTACACTCCCCCCGAGGAATGGCCTTCTCAGGGCTCCCTCGAATTCGTCGACTTATCCGTACAATATGA TTCTACTGCCCACCCCGTCCTCCGTAACATCTCATTCACCATCCGTCCAGGCGAAAAGCTCGGCCTCGTCGgtcgcagcggcagcggcaaaagCTCTCTCATCCAAGCTCTCTTCCGCATGGCCAACACTCCTACCGGCCAAATCCTCCTTGATGGCCAAGACATCACGAAAATCCCCAAGCCCCTCATCCGCCAGAAACTCAGCTGCCTCACCCAGGATCCTTTCCTCTTTACAAACACGATCCGGTTCAACGCCGACCCGCTCGGCGTTCACTCCGATGAGGCCATCGCCGACGCTCTTCAGCGAGCCGCCATCTGGGACGTCATCATCTCAAAAATTGACGCTGGTAAAAACCCCCTCGACGAGAAAATGGACGAGAATTTCTTCTCTCACGGACAGCGGCAGCTGTTCTGTCTGGGAAGAGCACtcctgaagaagagcagtATCCTCATCCTGGATGAGCCCACCAGCAA CATCGATAACCAAACCGACGCGCAAATCCAACGTGTCATCAAATCCGAGTTCAAAGACCGCACAGTCATCATGATTGCCCACCGCCTTGACTCATTACTTGAATTCGATACAATTGCTGTGCTTGAAGAAGGTTCGCTGGCAGAGATTGGCACTCCCAAAGAACTATTAATGGAAGACGGTGGTGTTTTTGCGCAGCTGTATGATTctgataaaactaataagaGGAGGAGATCAGACGAAATCTCACGAGaataa